A DNA window from Streptomyces sp. CA-278952 contains the following coding sequences:
- the ald gene encoding alanine dehydrogenase — MKVGIPREVKNNEFRVAITPAGVHELVRHGHQVVIEHDAGVGSSIPDEEYVAAGAQILATADEVWAAADLLLKVKEPVAEEYHRLRKDQTLFTYLHLAASRECTDALLASGTTAIAYETVETANRALPLLAPMSEVAGRLAPQVGAYHLMRSVGGRGVLPGGVPGTAAGRAVVIGGGVSGWNATQIAVGLGFHVTLLDRDINKLREADKIFGTKVQTVVSNAFELEKAVVEADLVIGAVLIPGAKAPKLVTNELVAKMKPGSVLVDIAIDQGGCFEDSRPTTHAEPTFQVHDSVFYCVANMPGAVPHTSTYALTNATLPYIVELANRGWADALRRDAALAKGLNTHEGQVVYREVAEAHGLPHVELSTLLG; from the coding sequence GTGAAGGTCGGCATCCCCCGCGAAGTCAAGAACAACGAGTTCCGGGTGGCGATCACCCCCGCCGGAGTGCATGAGCTCGTCCGCCACGGCCACCAGGTCGTCATCGAGCACGACGCCGGTGTCGGCTCGTCCATCCCGGACGAGGAGTACGTCGCCGCCGGCGCGCAGATCCTCGCCACCGCCGATGAGGTCTGGGCCGCCGCCGACCTGCTGCTGAAGGTCAAGGAGCCGGTCGCCGAGGAGTACCACCGCCTCCGCAAGGACCAGACCCTCTTCACGTACCTGCACCTCGCCGCCTCCCGCGAGTGCACCGACGCGCTGCTGGCCTCCGGCACCACCGCCATCGCCTACGAGACGGTCGAGACGGCGAACCGCGCCCTCCCGCTGCTCGCCCCGATGTCCGAGGTCGCGGGCCGCCTCGCCCCGCAGGTCGGCGCGTACCACCTGATGCGCTCCGTCGGCGGCCGCGGCGTGCTGCCCGGCGGCGTCCCCGGCACCGCGGCGGGCAGGGCCGTCGTCATCGGCGGCGGTGTCTCCGGCTGGAACGCCACGCAGATCGCCGTGGGCCTCGGCTTCCACGTCACGCTGCTCGACCGCGACATCAACAAGCTGCGCGAGGCCGACAAGATCTTCGGCACCAAGGTGCAGACCGTCGTCTCCAACGCCTTCGAACTGGAGAAGGCCGTCGTCGAGGCCGACCTCGTCATCGGCGCCGTGCTGATCCCCGGAGCCAAGGCCCCGAAGCTGGTCACCAACGAGCTCGTCGCCAAGATGAAGCCCGGAAGTGTACTTGTCGACATTGCAATCGACCAGGGTGGCTGCTTCGAGGACTCGCGTCCGACGACCCACGCCGAGCCGACCTTCCAGGTCCACGACTCGGTCTTCTACTGCGTCGCCAACATGCCCGGCGCGGTGCCCCACACCTCCACCTACGCGCTCACCAACGCGACGCTGCCCTACATCGTGGAGCTCGCGAACCGCGGCTGGGCCGACGCCCTGCGCCGCGACGCCGCGCTCGCCAAGGGCCTCAACACCCATGAGGGCCAGGTGGTTTACCGTGAGGTGGCCGAAGCGCACGGACTCCCGCACGTCGAGCTGAGCACGCTCCTCGGCTGA
- a CDS encoding NUDIX domain-containing protein, giving the protein MGIQDKPEEWQVTATATPFTGAKTSVRTDQVVMPDGSVHGRDYQVHPGSVAVLALDDDDRVIVLRQYRHPVRHRLWEIPAGLLDVPGENPLHAAQRELYEEAHVKAEDWRVLADVYTTPGGCDEAVRVFLARDLSEAEGERYAVSEEEADMEHARVPLPELVRSVIAGDVHNNCLVVGVLALSAVRAGDGVDSLRPAEAPWPARPFEA; this is encoded by the coding sequence ATGGGTATCCAGGACAAGCCCGAGGAGTGGCAGGTCACCGCGACCGCGACCCCCTTCACCGGCGCCAAGACCAGCGTCCGCACCGACCAGGTGGTGATGCCCGACGGATCCGTCCACGGCCGTGACTACCAGGTCCACCCCGGCTCCGTGGCCGTCCTCGCGCTCGACGACGACGACCGGGTCATCGTGCTGCGCCAGTACCGCCACCCGGTGCGCCACCGGCTCTGGGAGATCCCGGCCGGACTGCTCGACGTCCCCGGCGAGAACCCCCTGCACGCCGCTCAGCGCGAGCTGTACGAGGAGGCGCACGTCAAGGCCGAGGACTGGCGGGTGCTGGCCGACGTCTACACCACGCCCGGCGGCTGTGACGAGGCCGTGCGCGTCTTCCTCGCCCGCGATCTCTCCGAGGCGGAGGGCGAGCGGTACGCGGTCTCCGAGGAGGAGGCCGACATGGAGCACGCCCGGGTGCCGCTGCCCGAGCTGGTCCGCTCGGTGATCGCGGGGGACGTGCACAACAACTGCCTGGTCGTCGGGGTGCTCGCGCTCTCCGCCGTACGCGCGGGCGACGGCGTCGACTCCCTGCGCCCCGCCGAGGCGCCCTGGCCGGCCCGGCCCTTCGAGGCCTGA
- a CDS encoding CTP synthase, giving the protein MQPTSTTTKHIFVTGGVASSLGKGLTASSLGALLKARGLRVTMQKLDPYLNVDPGTMNPFQHGEVFVTNDGAETDLDIGHYERFLDVDLDGSANVTTGQVYSQVIAKERRGEYLGDTVQVIPHITNEIKHRIRRMAAEDVDVVITEVGGTVGDIESLPFLETVRQVRHEVGRDNVFVVHISLLPYIGPSGELKTKPTQHSVAALRNIGIQPDAIVLRADREVPTAIKRKISLMCDVDETAVVACPDARSIYDIPKVLHTEGLDAYVVRKLDLPFRDVDWTTWDDLLDRVHNPDHEVTVALVGKYIDLPDAYLSVTEAIRAGGFANKARVKVKWVTSDDCRTAAGAAEHLGDVDAICIPGGFGERGVDGKVGAIRYARENKVPLLGLCLGLQCIVIEAARSLAEIPDANSTEFDAATSHPVISTMEEQLAYVEGAGDLGGTMRLGLYPAKLAEGSLVREAYDGQPYVEERHRHRYEVNNAYRGELEKKAGLVFSGTSPDNKLVEYVEYPRETHPYLVATQAHPELRSRPTRPHPLFAGLVKAAVARQVAAAKGADA; this is encoded by the coding sequence ATGCAGCCCACATCCACGACGACCAAGCACATCTTCGTCACCGGGGGTGTCGCCTCCTCCCTCGGCAAGGGTCTGACTGCCTCCAGCCTGGGTGCCCTGCTCAAGGCGCGGGGCCTGCGGGTCACCATGCAGAAGCTCGACCCCTACCTCAACGTCGACCCGGGCACGATGAACCCCTTCCAGCACGGTGAGGTGTTCGTCACCAACGACGGCGCCGAGACCGACCTGGACATCGGCCACTACGAGCGCTTCCTCGACGTCGACCTCGACGGCTCCGCCAACGTGACGACCGGCCAGGTCTACTCGCAGGTCATCGCCAAGGAGCGGCGCGGCGAGTATCTGGGCGACACCGTCCAGGTCATCCCGCACATCACCAACGAGATCAAGCACCGCATCCGCCGCATGGCCGCCGAGGACGTGGACGTCGTCATCACCGAGGTCGGCGGCACGGTCGGCGACATCGAGTCGCTGCCGTTCCTCGAGACCGTCCGCCAGGTCCGCCACGAGGTCGGCCGGGACAACGTCTTCGTCGTCCACATCTCGCTGCTGCCCTACATCGGCCCCTCCGGCGAGCTGAAGACCAAGCCCACCCAGCACTCGGTGGCCGCCCTGCGCAACATCGGCATCCAGCCGGACGCCATCGTGCTGCGCGCCGACCGTGAGGTCCCCACCGCCATCAAGCGCAAGATCTCGCTGATGTGCGACGTCGACGAGACCGCCGTGGTGGCCTGCCCGGACGCCCGGTCGATCTACGACATCCCCAAGGTGCTGCACACCGAGGGCCTGGACGCCTACGTCGTGCGCAAGCTCGACCTGCCGTTCCGGGACGTCGACTGGACCACCTGGGACGACCTGCTGGACCGGGTCCACAACCCCGACCACGAGGTCACCGTCGCGCTGGTCGGCAAGTACATCGACCTGCCCGACGCCTATCTCTCGGTCACCGAGGCGATCCGCGCCGGCGGCTTCGCCAACAAGGCCCGGGTCAAGGTCAAGTGGGTCACCTCCGACGACTGCCGGACCGCGGCGGGCGCCGCCGAGCACCTCGGGGACGTCGACGCGATCTGCATCCCGGGCGGCTTCGGCGAGCGCGGTGTCGACGGCAAGGTCGGCGCCATCCGCTACGCCCGCGAGAACAAGGTCCCGCTGCTCGGCCTCTGCCTCGGCCTCCAGTGCATCGTGATCGAGGCGGCCCGCTCGCTCGCCGAGATCCCCGACGCCAACTCCACCGAGTTCGACGCCGCCACCTCCCACCCCGTCATCTCGACGATGGAGGAGCAGCTCGCCTACGTCGAGGGCGCGGGCGACCTGGGCGGCACCATGCGGCTCGGCCTCTACCCGGCCAAGCTCGCCGAGGGCTCCCTCGTCCGCGAGGCCTACGACGGCCAGCCGTACGTGGAGGAGCGCCACCGCCACCGCTACGAGGTCAACAACGCCTACCGGGGCGAGCTGGAGAAGAAGGCCGGACTGGTCTTCTCCGGCACCTCCCCGGACAACAAGCTCGTCGAGTACGTCGAGTACCCGCGCGAGACGCACCCCTACCTGGTCGCCACTCAGGCGCACCCGGAGCTGCGCTCCCGCCCGACCCGCCCGCACCCGCTCTTCGCGGGTCTGGTGAAGGCCGCCGTCGCGCGCCAGGTCGCCGCCGCGAAGGGCGCGGACGCGTAA
- a CDS encoding ParA family protein, giving the protein MPARGLSPIGLEAVGSVAVRTFATQQHMTTAPQMMDGLHVNATAGNESSRDTDRFADFAEVPEGHFYDPDAEYEPDPEYAATLAPDAARQRRERIGPTGRPLPYFPIPGPLTDHGPAKIIAMCNQKGGVGKTTSTINLGAALAEYGRRVLLVDFDPQGALSVGLGVNPMELDLTVYNLLMERGMTADDVLLKTAVPNMDLLPSNIDLSAAEVQLVSEVARESTLQRALKPLMADYDYIVIDCQPSLGLLTVNALTAAHKVIVPLECEFFALRGVALLTETIEKVQERLNPELELDGILATMYDSRTVHSREVLARVVEAFDEHVYHTVIGRTVRFPETTVAGEPITTYASNSVGAAAYRQLAREVLARCHAE; this is encoded by the coding sequence ATGCCTGCACGGGGTCTGAGCCCGATCGGGCTCGAAGCTGTCGGCTCCGTCGCTGTCCGCACCTTCGCCACCCAACAGCACATGACGACAGCCCCCCAGATGATGGACGGCCTACACGTGAACGCCACGGCCGGCAACGAGAGCAGCCGGGACACCGACCGCTTCGCCGACTTCGCCGAGGTGCCCGAGGGGCACTTCTACGACCCCGACGCCGAGTACGAGCCCGATCCGGAGTACGCGGCCACCCTCGCGCCCGACGCCGCGCGTCAGCGCCGCGAGCGCATCGGCCCGACCGGGCGGCCCCTGCCGTACTTCCCGATCCCGGGCCCCCTGACCGACCACGGCCCCGCGAAGATCATCGCGATGTGCAACCAGAAGGGCGGCGTCGGCAAGACCACGTCGACCATCAACCTGGGCGCCGCGCTCGCGGAGTACGGACGCCGGGTCCTGCTCGTCGACTTCGACCCACAGGGCGCGCTCTCCGTCGGCCTCGGGGTCAACCCGATGGAGCTGGACCTCACCGTCTACAACCTGCTGATGGAGCGGGGGATGACGGCCGACGACGTCCTGCTCAAGACCGCGGTCCCCAACATGGACCTGCTGCCCAGCAACATCGACCTCTCCGCGGCCGAGGTGCAGCTCGTCAGCGAGGTGGCCCGCGAGTCCACGCTCCAGCGCGCCCTCAAGCCGCTGATGGCCGACTACGACTACATCGTGATCGACTGCCAGCCCTCGCTCGGCCTGCTCACCGTGAACGCCCTGACGGCCGCTCACAAGGTCATAGTGCCGCTCGAGTGCGAGTTCTTCGCCCTGCGCGGGGTGGCGCTGCTCACCGAGACCATCGAGAAGGTCCAGGAACGGCTCAACCCGGAGCTGGAGCTCGACGGCATCCTCGCCACCATGTACGACTCCCGTACGGTGCACAGCCGCGAGGTCCTGGCGCGCGTCGTCGAGGCCTTCGACGAGCACGTCTACCACACGGTCATCGGCCGCACGGTCCGCTTCCCGGAGACCACGGTCGCCGGCGAGCCCATCACCACCTACGCCTCCAACTCGGTCGGCGCAGCCGCCTATCGTCAGCTCGCCAGGGAGGTGCTCGCCCGGTGTCACGCCGAGTGA
- the scpB gene encoding SMC-Scp complex subunit ScpB: protein MSEQPTRETDEGAVAALDLKPALEAVLMVVDEPATVDHLAKVLQRPRRAVADALRELADEYTVQRRGFDLRLVAGGWRFYTRPAYAAAVEGFVLDGQHARLTQAALETLAVVAYRQPVSRSRVSAVRGVNCDGVMRTLLQRGLVAEAGAEPETGAILYRTTNYFLERMGLRGLDELPELAPFLPEADAIEAETLEGVPSFDPDAPDTPDTHADDKTEF from the coding sequence ATGAGCGAGCAGCCGACGCGGGAGACCGACGAGGGCGCGGTCGCCGCGCTCGATCTGAAGCCCGCCCTGGAGGCGGTCCTCATGGTCGTCGACGAGCCCGCCACCGTCGACCACCTGGCCAAGGTGCTCCAGCGGCCCCGCAGGGCCGTGGCGGACGCGTTGCGGGAGCTGGCCGACGAGTACACCGTGCAGCGCCGGGGCTTCGACCTGCGGCTCGTCGCGGGCGGCTGGCGGTTCTACACGCGCCCCGCGTACGCGGCGGCCGTGGAGGGCTTCGTCCTGGACGGCCAGCACGCCCGGCTCACCCAGGCCGCGCTGGAGACCCTGGCGGTGGTCGCCTACCGGCAGCCGGTGAGCCGCTCGCGGGTCTCGGCGGTGCGCGGAGTGAACTGCGACGGCGTCATGCGGACCCTCCTCCAGAGGGGCCTGGTGGCGGAGGCGGGCGCGGAACCCGAAACAGGTGCGATCCTGTACAGGACGACGAACTACTTTCTGGAGCGAATGGGCCTGCGAGGCCTGGACGAGCTCCCGGAACTCGCGCCCTTCCTCCCCGAGGCGGACGCGATCGAGGCTGAGACGCTAGAGGGTGTGCCGTCGTTCGATCCGGACGCACCGGACACCCCGGATACTCACGCAGACGACAAGACGGAATTTTGA
- a CDS encoding ATP-binding protein, with protein MTDQAVDTSGPAKAPGAEEPSGTAPPRFFGRERELKALRADIERAGLDTLAGRKTPRARVLLIAGRPGSGRSALAEELAGALTGTDAAGAAATAPGVLPWAVPGTGSGDYPDGVLRVGLTDPGGGRVPTERTAGEILGLLGVAVPPGADQDELSEMVREALAVRRLVLVLDDAADAEQVDPLLPENPDCLVLATATGPLTGIPDVRPCTLGGLEAGAAVRLLARVIGQVRITVDPRTAESLAEECGGQPAALALMGGLLAAHPMASVADVAKQLHDLPDPGEQLPTGARPLARALRLVHDSLPQAAARILRLLALAPAGLADAHTASALAGCSVSAARSTLDDFVKLGLLRTDSAAHPQYAVPGCLAPMLLALLEDRDRPAEIQLARARMLERTVRRLQSCRAVTEPESSTARRKLAGLPRSLRFPNADEAGAWLRVRQPALLASARLAVADGELDTLARRLVAALVRALAAHRGTEQAAPELYGLHGLVLDVALRRELPREQAAALLNLADLDARTGRTRHALTRYRAALDAGKAAKDLYATGRAMESVGGAYEELGDYHRAADWYGRALAQRLTQGERADEARLYGRLGAVHTYAGRYGEALRNWRAAAAGHRRLGDPAAQARALSEAARVQEYAGRPHDSLQTCKEAVDLARRAGDVRLQAALQLRLADTLDRLGDPAAAGLHRSAADRLLGEEAPAYEIRSASLES; from the coding sequence GTGACCGATCAGGCGGTGGACACCAGCGGCCCGGCAAAGGCCCCGGGGGCCGAGGAGCCGTCCGGCACCGCCCCGCCCCGATTCTTCGGCCGCGAACGTGAGTTGAAGGCCCTGCGGGCGGACATCGAGCGGGCCGGCCTCGACACCCTGGCCGGCCGTAAGACCCCCCGCGCCCGAGTCCTGCTCATCGCGGGCCGGCCCGGCTCCGGTCGCAGCGCACTCGCCGAGGAGCTGGCCGGAGCGCTCACCGGAACAGACGCCGCCGGGGCCGCCGCCACCGCCCCGGGCGTACTGCCCTGGGCCGTTCCCGGCACGGGCTCCGGCGACTACCCCGACGGGGTGCTCCGGGTCGGCCTCACCGACCCCGGCGGCGGACGCGTCCCCACCGAACGCACCGCGGGCGAGATCCTCGGCCTCCTCGGGGTGGCGGTCCCGCCCGGCGCCGATCAGGACGAACTCTCCGAGATGGTCCGCGAGGCCCTCGCCGTACGCCGGCTCGTCCTGGTGCTCGACGACGCGGCCGACGCCGAACAGGTCGACCCGCTCCTCCCGGAGAACCCGGACTGCCTGGTCCTCGCCACCGCGACCGGACCGCTGACCGGCATCCCCGACGTACGGCCCTGCACCCTCGGCGGACTGGAGGCGGGGGCGGCGGTGCGGCTGCTCGCCCGCGTCATCGGACAGGTCCGCATCACCGTCGACCCCCGCACCGCGGAGAGCCTGGCCGAGGAGTGCGGGGGGCAGCCCGCGGCGCTCGCCCTGATGGGCGGCCTGCTCGCCGCGCACCCCATGGCCTCGGTCGCCGACGTCGCCAAGCAGTTGCACGATCTCCCCGACCCCGGCGAGCAACTGCCCACCGGCGCCCGCCCGCTGGCCCGCGCGCTCCGGCTCGTCCACGACTCCCTGCCCCAGGCCGCCGCCCGGATACTGCGTCTGCTGGCCCTCGCCCCCGCCGGGCTCGCCGACGCCCACACGGCCTCCGCGCTGGCAGGCTGCTCGGTCTCCGCCGCCCGCTCCACCCTCGACGACTTCGTGAAGCTCGGGCTGCTGCGGACGGACAGTGCGGCCCACCCCCAGTACGCGGTGCCCGGCTGCCTCGCCCCGATGCTGCTGGCCCTCCTGGAGGACCGGGACCGGCCGGCCGAGATCCAGCTCGCCCGCGCCCGGATGCTGGAGCGGACCGTGCGCCGGCTCCAGTCCTGCCGGGCGGTCACCGAGCCGGAGAGCTCCACGGCCCGCCGCAAGCTCGCCGGCCTGCCCCGCTCGCTGCGTTTCCCGAACGCGGACGAGGCGGGCGCGTGGCTGCGGGTCCGCCAGCCCGCCCTGCTCGCATCGGCCCGGCTCGCCGTGGCGGACGGCGAGCTCGACACCCTGGCGCGGCGACTGGTGGCGGCCCTGGTGCGGGCGCTGGCCGCGCACCGGGGGACGGAGCAGGCCGCCCCCGAGCTGTACGGGCTGCACGGCCTCGTCCTGGACGTGGCGCTCCGCCGCGAGCTGCCCCGCGAGCAGGCGGCCGCCCTGCTGAACCTCGCGGACCTGGACGCCCGCACCGGCCGCACCCGGCACGCGCTGACCCGCTACCGGGCCGCGCTGGACGCCGGAAAGGCGGCGAAGGACCTGTACGCCACCGGCCGCGCGATGGAATCCGTGGGCGGCGCGTACGAGGAGCTGGGGGACTACCACCGGGCCGCCGACTGGTACGGCCGGGCGCTCGCCCAGCGGCTGACCCAGGGGGAGCGCGCCGACGAGGCCCGGCTGTACGGGCGGCTCGGCGCGGTCCACACGTACGCCGGTCGCTACGGCGAGGCGCTGCGGAACTGGCGGGCCGCCGCCGCGGGCCACCGCAGGCTCGGCGATCCGGCGGCCCAGGCGCGGGCGCTCAGCGAGGCCGCCCGGGTCCAGGAGTACGCGGGCCGGCCGCACGACTCGCTCCAGACCTGCAAGGAGGCCGTCGACCTGGCCAGGCGCGCCGGTGACGTGCGGCTTCAGGCGGCGCTCCAGCTGCGGCTTGCCGACACGCTGGACCGGCTCGGGGACCCCGCGGCGGCCGGGTTGCACCGGAGCGCGGCCGATAGATTGCTGGGCGAGGAGGCTCCTGCCTACGAAATCCGTAGTGCTTCGTTGGAAAGTTAA
- a CDS encoding segregation and condensation protein A, with amino-acid sequence MPTPDDPATPRRRALGRGPGAVAPPVEAAPVQEPGPVPVRDAVPERAPGPEADDKRFTVRLVNFEGPFDLLLQLISRHKLDVTEVALSKVTDEFMAYIRAMGPDWDLDQTTEFLVVAATLLDLKAARLLPAAEVEDEADLALLEARDLLFARLLQYRAYKRIAEIFQGRLESEARRHPRTVGLEDQHAALLPEVVISIGPEGFARLAVKAMQPKPRPQVYVDHIHAPLVSVREQAGLVVERLRRAGAAVSFAVLAGDAPDTLTVVARFLALLELYREKAVTLDQDEALGDLLVTWCGGAEAEPGVTDEFDRELNGRADEEDVRE; translated from the coding sequence ATGCCCACGCCCGACGACCCCGCCACCCCGCGCCGCCGCGCCCTGGGGCGGGGGCCGGGTGCGGTGGCGCCCCCGGTGGAGGCGGCTCCCGTACAAGAGCCTGGGCCCGTACCCGTGCGAGACGCTGTGCCGGAGCGGGCGCCGGGGCCGGAAGCGGACGACAAGCGCTTCACCGTCCGGCTGGTGAACTTCGAGGGCCCCTTCGATCTGCTCCTCCAGCTGATCTCCAGGCACAAGCTGGATGTGACCGAGGTCGCCCTGTCGAAGGTCACCGACGAGTTCATGGCGTACATCCGCGCCATGGGCCCCGACTGGGACCTCGACCAGACCACCGAGTTCCTCGTCGTCGCCGCCACGCTGCTCGACCTCAAGGCCGCCCGGCTGCTGCCCGCCGCCGAGGTCGAGGACGAGGCGGACCTCGCGCTCCTGGAGGCGCGGGACCTGCTCTTCGCGCGGCTGCTCCAGTACCGCGCGTACAAGCGGATCGCCGAGATCTTCCAGGGCCGCCTGGAGTCGGAGGCCCGCCGCCACCCCCGTACGGTCGGCCTGGAGGACCAGCACGCGGCGCTGCTGCCCGAGGTGGTCATCAGCATCGGGCCCGAGGGCTTCGCCCGGCTCGCGGTGAAGGCGATGCAGCCGAAGCCCAGGCCCCAGGTGTACGTGGACCACATCCACGCCCCGCTGGTCAGCGTCCGGGAGCAGGCGGGCCTCGTGGTGGAGCGGCTGCGCCGGGCCGGGGCGGCGGTGAGCTTCGCGGTGCTGGCCGGGGACGCGCCGGACACCCTGACCGTGGTGGCCCGGTTCCTGGCCCTGCTGGAGCTGTACCGCGAGAAGGCCGTCACCCTCGACCAGGACGAGGCGCTGGGCGACCTGCTGGTGACCTGGTGCGGCGGGGCGGAAGCGGAACCGGGGGTGACGGACGAGTTCGACCGGGAGCTCAACGGGCGCGCTGACGAGGAGGACGTACGGGAATGA
- a CDS encoding glycoside hydrolase family 15 protein, with the protein MAGRIEDYALIGDMQTAALVCRDGTADWLCLPRFDSHAVFAGLLGTEEHGFWRMSPARAEGTEPAFADRRRYRGDSLVLESEWDTPRGTVRVTDFMPPRDGAPQLIRIVEGVSGRVPMRSELRMRFSYGRVTPWVHKVDNRTVAVAGPDSVWLDTETETYGKNLTTYSDFTVGPGDRVAFTISWQPSHHGPPALPEPEGSLEATELFWREWVDQCTYHGPYREAVVRSLITLKALTYAPTGGIVAAPTTSLPEEIGGVRNWDYRYTWLRDAAITLSSLLRTGYREEARAWREWLLRAVAGDPENLQIMYGIAGERELGEAELDWLPGYENSGPVRVGNGAANQLQLDVYGEVTEALHLAHMTGLTRNDYAMGLQLKLIEYLEKHWEEPDEGIWEVRGPRRHFVHSKVMAWVAVDRTIKLVESGDVEGPLERWYQLRDDIHRDVCDRGYDKERNTFTQSYGSKELDASLLLIPQMGFLPPDDKRVIGTIEAIQRELSTEDGFILRYPTEGEHAGVDGLAGDEGAFLACSFWMADDLAMIGRVDEARQLFEKLLALRNDLGLLAEEWDSNLQRQVGNFPQAFSHVPLIDTALRLTASGAYVG; encoded by the coding sequence GTGGCCGGGCGCATCGAGGATTACGCACTCATCGGAGACATGCAGACCGCAGCCCTGGTCTGCCGGGACGGCACAGCGGACTGGCTGTGCCTGCCCCGCTTCGACTCGCATGCCGTGTTCGCGGGGCTTCTGGGCACCGAGGAACACGGCTTCTGGCGCATGAGCCCCGCGAGAGCGGAAGGAACGGAGCCGGCCTTCGCCGACCGGCGGCGCTATCGCGGTGACTCCCTCGTCCTGGAATCGGAGTGGGACACGCCGCGCGGCACCGTACGGGTGACCGATTTCATGCCCCCGCGTGATGGCGCGCCGCAGCTCATCCGGATCGTGGAGGGCGTCAGCGGCCGGGTGCCGATGCGCTCGGAACTGCGGATGCGTTTCAGCTACGGCCGGGTGACGCCCTGGGTGCACAAGGTCGACAACCGCACGGTCGCCGTCGCCGGTCCGGACTCCGTCTGGCTGGACACCGAGACGGAGACGTACGGCAAGAACCTGACCACCTACTCCGACTTCACCGTCGGCCCCGGCGACCGGGTGGCGTTCACGATCAGCTGGCAGCCCTCGCACCACGGGCCGCCCGCCCTCCCCGAACCCGAGGGGTCTCTGGAGGCGACCGAGCTGTTCTGGCGCGAATGGGTCGATCAGTGTACGTACCACGGGCCCTATCGGGAGGCGGTCGTCCGCTCCCTGATCACGCTGAAGGCCCTCACGTACGCACCGACCGGCGGTATCGTCGCGGCCCCGACCACCTCGCTGCCCGAGGAGATCGGGGGCGTACGGAACTGGGACTACCGCTACACCTGGCTGCGGGACGCCGCGATCACCCTCTCCTCGCTGCTGCGCACCGGATACCGGGAGGAGGCCCGCGCCTGGCGCGAGTGGCTGCTGCGGGCGGTGGCGGGCGACCCGGAGAACCTCCAGATCATGTACGGCATCGCCGGCGAGCGCGAGCTCGGCGAGGCTGAGCTGGACTGGCTGCCCGGTTACGAGAACTCCGGCCCGGTCCGGGTCGGCAACGGCGCGGCCAACCAGCTCCAGCTCGATGTGTACGGCGAGGTCACCGAGGCACTGCACCTGGCGCACATGACCGGGCTGACCCGCAACGACTACGCCATGGGCCTCCAGCTCAAGCTGATCGAGTATCTGGAGAAGCACTGGGAGGAGCCCGACGAGGGCATCTGGGAGGTGCGCGGGCCGCGCCGGCACTTCGTGCACTCGAAGGTGATGGCGTGGGTCGCGGTCGACCGGACGATCAAGCTGGTCGAGTCCGGGGACGTCGAAGGTCCGCTGGAGCGGTGGTACCAGCTCCGCGACGACATTCACCGGGACGTCTGCGACCGCGGCTACGACAAGGAGCGCAACACCTTCACCCAGTCCTACGGGTCGAAGGAGCTGGACGCCTCCCTGCTGCTCATCCCGCAGATGGGCTTCCTGCCGCCGGACGACAAGCGGGTCATCGGCACGATCGAGGCGATCCAGCGGGAGCTGTCCACGGAGGACGGCTTCATCCTGCGCTACCCGACGGAGGGCGAGCACGCGGGCGTCGACGGTCTGGCGGGCGACGAGGGCGCGTTCCTGGCCTGCTCGTTCTGGATGGCCGACGACCTCGCGATGATCGGCCGGGTCGACGAGGCACGCCAGCTGTTCGAGAAGCTGCTGGCGCTCCGCAACGACCTGGGCCTGCTGGCCGAGGAGTGGGACTCCAACCTCCAGCGCCAGGTGGGGAACTTCCCGCAGGCGTTCAGCCACGTCCCGCTGATCGACACGGCTCTGCGGCTGACGGCGAGCGGCGCGTACGTCGGCTGA